In one Mucilaginibacter ginsenosidivorax genomic region, the following are encoded:
- a CDS encoding LptF/LptG family permease: protein MKKIHLLLLKSFIRPFVSTLFIVMFVLLMLFLFKYIDDLIGKGFAWYIILELMMYNSATNVAMALPLSVLLSTIMTYGALGENYELVAIKAAGISLRRAMYPMIIVVSVLSIAAFFFSDYMLPIANLKYYSLLYDARKQKSADLLPEMIFSSSFPGYTIRVTKKDPDGQRLYGIIIYKKNDETNNTEVTMAREGTMFRTMGDKYLVLKLKEGVNYVESKSDGANYDLRQRFTRFRFKEMEQKFSLDGFKISRTDENEFKSASQMMNLRQLKFFVDSSQKATDAAVMLNYKLITPYIKYFNLPAKSKVKYIAADKDVLKSMKVADQQMALSSAASEVRSVKDFLKNRADKYSNDASTIRRYDSEVQKKYTLSAACIALFLIGAPLGAIIRKGGLGLPVVISVIFFLIYYIISTIGEKSVKAGNVNTVFGMWVAIIVLTPIGLFLSYKAATDSVIFDMEAYKRYFNKIFKRKEA, encoded by the coding sequence ATGAAAAAGATCCACCTTTTACTGCTTAAATCATTTATAAGGCCTTTTGTAAGCACGCTTTTCATCGTAATGTTTGTGTTGCTGATGCTGTTTTTGTTTAAATACATCGACGACCTTATTGGCAAAGGCTTTGCCTGGTATATCATCCTGGAGCTGATGATGTACAACTCGGCAACCAACGTGGCCATGGCACTGCCGCTATCGGTATTACTGTCAACCATTATGACCTATGGCGCCCTTGGCGAAAATTACGAGTTGGTGGCCATTAAAGCTGCAGGCATTTCGTTACGCAGGGCAATGTATCCCATGATCATTGTTGTATCGGTATTAAGTATAGCAGCTTTCTTCTTTTCGGATTACATGCTGCCGATAGCTAACCTGAAATACTATTCTCTTTTGTATGACGCCCGAAAACAGAAATCGGCCGATTTACTACCCGAGATGATTTTCAGTTCCAGCTTTCCGGGCTATACTATTCGCGTAACCAAAAAAGATCCCGACGGACAAAGGCTTTACGGCATTATTATTTATAAAAAAAACGACGAAACCAATAACACCGAAGTAACCATGGCCCGCGAGGGTACCATGTTCCGTACCATGGGCGATAAGTACCTGGTGTTAAAACTAAAGGAAGGTGTAAACTACGTAGAGTCAAAAAGCGATGGCGCCAATTATGATCTGCGGCAACGCTTTACCCGCTTCCGGTTTAAAGAGATGGAGCAAAAATTTTCGCTGGATGGCTTTAAAATTAGCCGAACCGATGAAAATGAGTTTAAATCCGCATCGCAGATGATGAATTTAAGGCAGCTTAAGTTTTTTGTCGATTCGAGTCAAAAGGCTACCGATGCTGCCGTAATGTTAAATTACAAACTTATTACGCCATACATCAAGTATTTTAATTTACCGGCTAAATCAAAAGTAAAATATATTGCTGCCGATAAGGATGTATTAAAAAGCATGAAAGTTGCAGATCAGCAGATGGCCTTATCCAGCGCTGCATCTGAGGTGCGGTCGGTAAAGGATTTTTTGAAAAATCGAGCCGATAAGTATAGCAATGATGCATCTACCATTCGCAGGTACGATTCGGAAGTGCAAAAGAAATATACGCTATCTGCGGCCTGTATTGCATTGTTTTTAATAGGTGCGCCGCTTGGCGCCATCATCCGTAAAGGGGGGCTGGGGCTGCCGGTGGTAATTTCGGTGATATTTTTCCTCATCTATTACATTATATCTACCATAGGCGAAAAATCTGTAAAGGCAGGTAATGTTAATACTGTATTTGGTATGTGGGTGGCTATTATTGTGCTAACGCCCATCGGGCTCTTCCTTTCTTATAAAGCAGCTACCGATTCGGTGATATTTGATATGGAGGCCTATAAAAGATATTTTAATAAAATCTTTAAACGCAAGGAAGCCTGA
- a CDS encoding START-like domain-containing protein produces MSEKKKFTIEYEIKSSPRILFTFLNEPNGLAQWFADDVNVRDQVFTFTWDDEPQKAKLILVKENKLVRFKWLEDEPQCYFEMEILQDELTNDVALSITDFATEDQIPERKLIWDNQIDYLISVLGA; encoded by the coding sequence ATGTCCGAAAAAAAGAAATTTACTATTGAGTATGAGATAAAATCATCTCCCAGAATACTGTTCACTTTCCTAAATGAGCCTAACGGGTTAGCACAATGGTTTGCCGATGATGTAAATGTTCGTGACCAGGTTTTTACTTTTACCTGGGATGATGAGCCGCAAAAAGCAAAACTTATTTTAGTTAAAGAAAATAAACTGGTTAGGTTTAAATGGCTTGAGGATGAGCCACAATGCTATTTTGAAATGGAAATTTTGCAAGACGAACTTACCAACGATGTAGCCCTGAGTATCACCGACTTTGCAACGGAAGACCAGATCCCTGAACGAAAATTGATATGGGACAACCAGATCGATTATCTCATTAGCGTACTGGGCGCGTAA
- a CDS encoding bifunctional 3,4-dihydroxy-2-butanone-4-phosphate synthase/GTP cyclohydrolase II, with translation MLNTIQEAIEDIRSGKMIIVVDDEDRENEGDFLTAARNATPEAINFMVRYGRGLVCAPITVDRARELELEPMVSHNTTSHETNFTVSVDLLGHGCTTGISATDRSKTTLALIDPATKPEDLGRPGHIFPLIAKDGGVLRRSGHTEAAIDLAVLAGFEPAGVICEIMKEDGDMARLPDLLVMAKEFDLKIVSIKDLIAYRLNAETLVKKEVSVKMPTEWGDFEMIAYTQLDTGENHLALVKGTWEPGEPILTRVHSSCVTGDIFGSCRCDCGPQLHKAMEMISKEGKGVVVYMNQEGRGIGLINKLKAYHLQENGYDTVEANVKLGFKMDQRDYGVGAQILRSLGISKMRLMTNNPKKRAGLIGYGLEVVENVPIEIASNPHNELYLRTKRDKMDHAIMRDH, from the coding sequence ATGTTAAATACAATACAAGAAGCTATAGAAGATATACGGTCAGGTAAAATGATCATTGTGGTTGATGACGAGGACAGGGAAAATGAAGGTGATTTTTTAACTGCCGCCCGTAACGCCACCCCCGAGGCAATAAATTTTATGGTACGCTATGGCCGCGGCCTGGTTTGCGCGCCTATTACTGTAGATAGAGCCCGCGAGCTTGAACTGGAGCCGATGGTGAGCCATAACACCACATCGCACGAAACTAATTTTACGGTTTCTGTTGATTTACTGGGGCACGGCTGTACAACCGGTATATCCGCCACCGACCGTTCAAAAACAACCTTGGCATTAATTGATCCGGCCACTAAGCCCGAAGATTTAGGGAGGCCGGGGCACATATTTCCGCTTATTGCCAAAGATGGAGGCGTTTTACGCCGTTCGGGCCATACCGAAGCTGCTATTGATTTGGCCGTACTGGCTGGTTTTGAGCCCGCCGGAGTAATATGCGAGATCATGAAAGAAGACGGCGACATGGCCCGCCTGCCCGACCTGCTGGTTATGGCAAAAGAGTTTGATCTGAAGATTGTATCTATTAAAGACCTGATAGCTTACCGCTTAAATGCCGAGACACTTGTGAAAAAAGAAGTGTCGGTAAAAATGCCTACCGAGTGGGGCGATTTTGAAATGATAGCCTACACCCAGTTGGATACCGGCGAAAATCATCTTGCTTTGGTAAAAGGCACCTGGGAGCCCGGTGAGCCCATTTTAACCCGGGTGCACAGTTCATGCGTCACCGGCGATATTTTTGGATCGTGCCGGTGCGATTGTGGTCCACAGCTGCATAAAGCAATGGAGATGATAAGTAAAGAAGGTAAGGGCGTTGTTGTTTACATGAACCAGGAGGGCCGCGGCATAGGCCTTATCAATAAGTTAAAAGCATATCACCTGCAAGAAAACGGCTACGATACCGTTGAAGCAAACGTTAAATTGGGCTTTAAAATGGATCAGCGCGACTATGGCGTTGGAGCGCAGATATTGCGCAGCCTTGGAATTTCAAAAATGAGGCTGATGACCAATAACCCCAAAAAACGCGCAGGCCTTATTGGTTACGGGCTGGAGGTTGTTGAAAACGTTCCTATCGAAATAGCATCAAACCCACATAACGAATTATACCTGCGTACCAAACGCGACAAAATGGATCATGCCATTATGCGCGATCATTAA